Part of the Bacillota bacterium genome, GGCCGAAAAGAGCCAATTGCTCTTCTGTATATTGGCTGAATGCTTCATCTTCTGCTGCGGCAAGGTGGGTAAGCAGCCCTTCAACTTCCAGACCGGGTAGTTCAACAATTTGCATAATAGTTCCCAGGGCTTCCCCCGGTAGTAAACCTACCCGGCTCATCCCGGTGTCAACTTTAAGGTGCACCGGCAATTTAAGCTTCTTCTCAACTGCCATTTCTGATAGGGTTAAGGCCGTATCCAGGCTGAAAACTGTCGGTATTAAATCAAATTCTACCATTGTCTGAAACTCGGCAGGATCTGTATAACCAAGCAGTAAGATAGGGGCTTGAATTCCTTCCCGGCGCAGGTCAACCCCCTCCTCAACAAAAGCTACAGATAACCAGGTCGCGCCTGCAGCCAGGGCAGCCCTGGCAATCGCCGCCGCACCATGCCCGTATCCATCAGCTTTTACAACGGCCATTATTTCAGTGCCTTTGCCTATCAAGGAGATGATCTGTTTAACATTATGTTTAATAGCGTCGAGATCGATTTCTGCCCAGGCCGGGCGTGCGGAAAAAACAGGTTTCATAATCAGTAGCCTTCCTTTTTAACCTAAGAGGCGAATCATACTTGATTCCGGCTGGATTGCCGGTATTTCCATCACTTTATTTAACGCTTTCCGGAAAGATTCTTCACGCACATCATGAGTAATTAGAACAATTTCGGCGAGATTTCCGACACGGCGTTTTTGTATCACCAGGTCAAGACTTACCTGCTCATCTCCAAATACATTGGCCAGCGCCGCGAATACACCCGGGCGATCTTCAGCCAAAAACCGCAGGTAAAATCTGCTGTTAAGCTCATAAACAGGCACAACTCTCTTCTCACGTTTTGTATGGACCACAACATCAACCGACAGGCCGGAACTGACAGATCGGGCCGCCTCTATTACATCGGCCAGGACTGCTGAAGCTGTAGGTTTTGCCCCTGCCCCACGTCCGTAAAACATGAGATCACCGGCTGCTGCTGCCTCAATAAATACAGCATTAAACTCATTCTGAACAGAAGAGAGCGGATGTGATAAGGGCACCAGGGTAGGATGGACCCTCAAAGCAAGCCCATCAGATACATGTTCTCCGATGGCTAACAACTTTACAGCATATCCCAGTTCGCGGGCATAGGCAATATCTTCATGAGTTACCTCTTTAATTCCCTGCACATAAATATCATCAGGGTTCACAAACTCTCCAAAAGCCAGGGAAGCCATGATAACCAATTTATATACTGCATCCAGGCCATCCAGGTCATTTGTCGGATTTGCTTCAGCAAACCCCAGTTTCTGAGCTTCTGCCAGCGCATCGGGCAGGCTCAAGTTGTCACGGTCCATGCGGGTAAAAATATAGTTGGTTGTACCGTTAACGATCCCTACAATGCGTTGAATGCAATCAGCACTAAGGCTGTATTTTAAAGGGCGGATAAGCGGAATCCCCCCTCCCACACTGCCTTCGTAGAAAAGGTTCCGGTTGTTTTCAGCAGCAGCAACAAAGAGTTCCGGACCATGAGATGCAAGCAGATCTTTATTGGCGGTGATAACATGTTTTCCATTTTTCAATGCAGCCAGAACGTAGGTGCGGGCAGGTTCAAGCCCGCCAATCAATTCAATAATCAGATCCAGTTCAGGATTTTCAAGAACTGCAGAGGCATCTGTAGTAAACTGATCTCTGCCAAGTTTAACTGATCTCTGCCGGCCTGGGTCGCGAACCAATACTTTGTCAATTCTGATTTCAAACCCGGTTTTTTCTGCGATATCATTGCAGTTGGTATTGATAAGTTCGGCCACACCGCTTCCAACCGTCCCCATCCCCAACATGCCAATTCTGATCAATTGCTTTCCCATAATTTATCCTGCAGCTCCTCTGTATACCTGATAATTATTCTATTATTACCGGATTTTTTATTTTTGTCCACTTTACCCTGTTGCTATTAGAATATATTATTCATAAATCTTTTCCTCATCCCGGTCGGCTTCGGTTGCATCGAATTCTATATCGCGGCCTTTGAAACCATCTTTTAAAAACTCCTTATAGTATTCATGCTGAATGATCAGATCCATAATTTCATTTGTCCCGGTCCAGATCATGATCAGGCGAACATCGCGAAGCATTTTCTCTATCGGGTATATATTTGTATAACCGATCCCACCCATAACCTGCATGGCATTGTTGACTACCTTCCAGGCGTTTTCAGTAGCCACTTTTTTGGCTTCAGACACAAGGCGGCGCGATCTGCCCGGCAGATCTCCGGCATCAACAGACCTTGCTGCAAGATAGACCATACCACGTGCTGTGTCTAAAAGGGTTATGCTGTCGGCAACCTTGAAACTAACTGCCTGGAAGTTTTTAATCTCCGTTCCGAATGCTTTTCTCCTGGTACTGTAGCGAACAGCTACATCAAGGGCAGCCCTGCCCATCCCGATCGCTCCGCCGGCGCTGGTCATGCGCTCCGGAATCATCATTTGATAAAATATATTTGCCCCCTTATTTTCTTCACCTAACAGGTTTGCCTTCGGAACAACTACGTCTTTAAATACAAGACGACCTGTTCCCCCACCTCTTGTCCCCATCAACCCATAGATATATTCAGCTTTTACCTGGGGAC contains:
- a CDS encoding homoserine dehydrogenase, whose product is MGKQLIRIGMLGMGTVGSGVAELINTNCNDIAEKTGFEIRIDKVLVRDPGRQRSVKLGRDQFTTDASAVLENPELDLIIELIGGLEPARTYVLAALKNGKHVITANKDLLASHGPELFVAAAENNRNLFYEGSVGGGIPLIRPLKYSLSADCIQRIVGIVNGTTNYIFTRMDRDNLSLPDALAEAQKLGFAEANPTNDLDGLDAVYKLVIMASLAFGEFVNPDDIYVQGIKEVTHEDIAYARELGYAVKLLAIGEHVSDGLALRVHPTLVPLSHPLSSVQNEFNAVFIEAAAAGDLMFYGRGAGAKPTASAVLADVIEAARSVSSGLSVDVVVHTKREKRVVPVYELNSRFYLRFLAEDRPGVFAALANVFGDEQVSLDLVIQKRRVGNLAEIVLITHDVREESFRKALNKVMEIPAIQPESSMIRLLG
- a CDS encoding acyl-CoA dehydrogenase family protein; this translates as MLDFMMSHEEKLLRDEVRAFVKEDVDKQLLRDMDEDKIRYPRQFIEKAAARNLLGLRFPKKYGGRGLPWTSEIIALEEVGILGTSLGCLYSLVSIVGEAINKFGSNHLKEKYLKPTIEGRLTAAEALTEPRGGSDFFGATCTAIKEGDSYILNGQKRFVVGSEGADYFMVYARTDPSGPPHKSISTFLVDRSPQVKAEYIYGLMGTRGGGTGRLVFKDVVVPKANLLGEENKGANIFYQMMIPERMTSAGGAIGMGRAALDVAVRYSTRRKAFGTEIKNFQAVSFKVADSITLLDTARGMVYLAARSVDAGDLPGRSRRLVSEAKKVATENAWKVVNNAMQVMGGIGYTNIYPIEKMLRDVRLIMIWTGTNEIMDLIIQHEYYKEFLKDGFKGRDIEFDATEADRDEEKIYE